A region from the Triticum aestivum cultivar Chinese Spring chromosome 3D, IWGSC CS RefSeq v2.1, whole genome shotgun sequence genome encodes:
- the LOC123079452 gene encoding uncharacterized protein: MAERRSSYRDGDRERAAAEAGRYWRPPRSQAHGGGNVSVPLWEKKFCIDACSIPWGKLCEAKKLMSLYMNIVDWDDSGAFEAFKDAKDRFCAAYHGQPCYIPLPDPDMYIDVVNPDEYIDPELVADLERSRRRAPRRDNTAPDGWDSFIFADKPVPATGWGDGDTTNTIGQQCSVNWDNHVEQQLLEANCKQSSGNWDSYVSRPAETFVQQSSGNWDTYVEQQGQTSAWGAPIIPCTSNWGMNGDPWNHDYGWGSPAIQTDSWGDQKDSYCVSDSQAQGNSDGHWRRRNSQSGRRNSRNRDRGGPISSKAMKSKYQADEHGGANNGWRHCRVRDNMQYSYEQPGYAANQSLAM, translated from the exons ATGGCGGAGAGGCGGTCCAGCTACAGGGACGGGGACAGGGAGAGGGCGGCGGCCGAGGCCGGCAGGTACTGGAGGCCGCCGCGCTCCCAGGCTCACG GTGGTGGAAATGTGTCTGTTCCACTATGGGAGAAGAAATTTTGCATTGATGCTTGCTCTATCCCCTGGGGTAAGCTATGTGAGGCCAAGAAACTGATGTCATTGTACATGAATATTGTTGACTGGGATGATTCAGGTGCATTCGAGGCTTTCAAAGATGCCAAGGACCGTTTCTGTGCTGCATATCATGGTCAACCTTGTTACATCCCATTGCCTGACCCAGACATGTACATTGATGTGGTCAACCCAGATGAATATATAGATCCTGAGTTGGTTGCTGATCTGGAGAGGTCACGGCGCCGTGCTCCTAGAAGGGACAACACCGCCCCAGATGGCTGGGACTCCTTCATTTTTGCAGACAAGCCAGTTCCAGCCACGGGATGGGGTGATGGGGACACAACCAACACTATCGGTCAGCAATGCTCTGTGAACTGGGATAATCATGTGGAACAACAGCTCCTTGAAGCAAATTGCAAGCAAAGCTCAGGGAACTGGGACAGTTATGTCAGTCGGCCTGCTGAAACATTTGTTCAGCAAAGCTCTGGAAACTGGGACACGTATGTGGAACAGCAAGGTCAGACAAGCGCCTGGGGGGCACCAATCATTCCCTGCACATCCAATTGGGGCATGAATGGTGACCCATGGAACCATGACTATGGCTGGGGCTCCCCAGCTATTCAGACAGATTCATGGGGCGACCAGAAAGATAGCTACTGTGTGTCTGACAGCCAGGCTCAGGGCAACTCAGACGGGCACTGGAGACGGCGAAACAGCCAGTCGGGCAGGCGGAACAGCAGGAACAGAGACCGAGGGGGTCCCATCAGCTCAAAGGCCATGAAATCCAAGTACCAGGCCGACGAGCATGGCGGCGCGAATAACGGCTGGAGGCACTGCCGGGTGAGAGATAACATGCAGTACTCTTATGAGCAGCCTGGTTATGCCGCAAACCAGTCACTGGCAATGTGA